One genomic window of Gossypium hirsutum isolate 1008001.06 chromosome D11, Gossypium_hirsutum_v2.1, whole genome shotgun sequence includes the following:
- the LOC121223161 gene encoding uncharacterized protein — MGRGQRVPGRDIGSTHSYVGRSVSENLGITVECTSDEISVLSPLGQSVRVNRIFRNVLLEVQWVVFLANLIELPFEDRLDSGYGLDRRVPVVEKLVWKECETYLAYVSVSISGDSFVRDIRTVREFLDVFPDELSGLPLNREVEFSIELLSGIVSVSIAHYRMTLKELTELKA; from the exons ATGGGTCGAGGACAGAGAGTACCGGGTAGAG acataggatCCACACACTCCTATGTTGGTAGATCGGTTTCTGAAAACTTGGGGATTACTGTTGAGTGTACTTCTGATGAGATCTCTGTACTAAGTCCGTTGGGACAATCTGTTCGGGTAAATAGAATATTTAGGAATGTACTACTAGAAGTACAATGGGTTGTGTTTCTGGCAAATCTGATAGAGTTGCCATTTGAGGATCGacttgattctgggtatggattggatCGTAGAGTACCGG TGGTCGAAAAACTAGTTTGGAAAGAGTGTGAGACATATTTGGCCTACGTCAGTGTTTCAATTTCTGGGGACTCTTTTGTCAGGGATATCAGAACAGTTAGAGAATTTTTGGATGTGTTTCCTGATGAGTTATCAGGTTTACCTctgaatcgggaagttgagtttagCATTGAGCTTCTGTCGGGTATAGTTTCAGTGTCCATTGCTCATTACCGTATGACACTGaaagagcttacagagcttaaggcttaG
- the LOC107913110 gene encoding BEL1-like homeodomain protein 4: MGIATPPLVASILSQESQPSKKIHHQIPIQHKSNNSTNSMSQDYHQAAGIFSFSNGFERSAVSHQEHQQQQQQHLEQQIRRDKLRVQGFEPPPPPLVGIEEEESTSLPVYETAGMLSEMFNFPSGAAAAAAAATASTELLDQHVQPNYRAHRPAPGNTNEWYSNRQGAVGGLGQLGESKSHITRDSLAQQQQQLPSINADSAAAMHLFLMNPQQRSPSPPPPPPATSSNTLHMLLPNPSTSLQGFNVSGPGGGFGTSTVLSPPQFTWVPGSAHEGGNNTDSQLSSLNEIGSVVEGQGLSLSLSSSLQHLEAAKAEELGMGDGGLLYYNQGGGSAAQFHQYRNLGSHHHQTMHLQGGVGQNQQVHHVGFGSSLGMVNVLRNSKYVKAAQELLEEFCSVGRGQFKKNKFGRNNTNPSSDPGSSGGAGGGGSSSSTKDLPPLSAADRIEHQRRKVKLLSMLDEVERRYNHYCEQMQMVVNSFDLVMGFGAAVPYTALAQKAMSRHFRCLKDAISAQLKHSCEMLGEKDGAGSSGITKGETPRLRMLEQSLRQQRAFNQMGMMEQEAWRPQRGLPERSVNILRAWLFEHFLHPYPSDADKHLLARQTGLSRNQVSNWFINARVRLWKPMVEEMYQQETKEEGDHNNNNNNNHTERERNPNNNNNAQTSTPSTTAAPTTTTTTSVGKGSQINATENDPSLIAINTPQCFSENQANPNATEVAPPISQPFTTSIPHDSDIHHQRIAGTTVAAADYGTTAGGNTDIGSSLIRLGTTTAGDVSLTLGLRHAGNMPENTSSFSVRDFGGC, from the exons ATGGGAATAGCAACGCCACCACTCGTCGCATCAATTCTTTCTCAAGAATCTCAACCCTCCAAAAAAATTCACCATCAAATCCCAATTCAACACAAGAGCAACAATTCTACTAATTCTATGTCCCAAGATTACCATCAAGCAGCTGGCATCTTCAGCTTCTCGAATGGGTTCGAGAGATCAGCCGTAAGCCACCAAGAACACCAACAGCAGCAGCAACAGCACTTAGAACAGCAGATCCGGAGAGATAAACTAAGAGTTCAAGGCTTTGAGCCGCCACCTCCACCATTAGTAGGGATAGAAGAGGAAGAATCAACTTCTCTTCCTGTTTATGAAACCGCAGGTATGTTATCCGAAATGTTCAATTTCCCTTCGGGTGCGGCTGCTGCCGCTGCCGCCGCCACTGCCTCGACCGAGTTACTAGACCAGCATGTACAGCCGAATTATCGAGCACACCGGCCAGCCCCAGGTAATACCAACGAGTGGTATAGCAACAGGCAAGGTGCTGTTGGGGGTTTGGGACAGTTAGGTGAATCGAAGAGTCACATTACCCGTGACAGTTTAGctcagcagcagcagcagctacCAAGCATTAATGCCGACTCAGCAGCTGCCATGCATCTTTTCTTGATGAATCCGCAGCAACGATCACCATCTCCTCCTCCACCTCCTCCAGCAACTTCTTCTAATACTCTTCACATGTTGCTTCCAAATCCATCTACTTCTCTTCAAGGGTTTAACGTATCAGGTCCTGGAGGGGGTTTCGGCACAAGTACTGTTCTATCTCCACCTCAATTTACTTGGGTTCCTGGTAGTGCTCATGAAGGAGGCAACAACACTGATTCCCAACTCAGCAGCCtaaatgaaattggaagtgttgtGGAAGGCCAAGGTCTTTCACTATCTTTATCATCTTCTTTGCAACACTTGGAGGCTGCTAAAGCTGAAGAATTAGGGATGGGAGACGGGGGTTTACTGTACTATAATCAAGGAGGGGGTTCCGCTGCTCAGTTTCATCAGTACAGGAATTTGGGTAGTCATCATCATCAGACAATGCATCTGCAAGGCGGAGTGGGACAAAACCAACAGGTTCATCATGTTGGGTTCGGATCCTCATTAGGAATGGTCAATGTATTAAGAAATTCAAAGTACGTTAAAGCAGCTCAAGAATTGTTGGAAGAATTCTGCAGTGTTGGAAGAGGCCAGTTCAAGAAGAACAAGTTCGGTAGAAACAACACAAACCCTAGTTCTGATCCTGGTAGTAGCGGCGGTGCAGGTGGTGGTGGTTCTTCTTCATCAACAAAGGATCTCCCTCCTTTATCAGCAGCTGATAGAATTGAACACCAAAGAAGGAAGGTCAAACTGTTATCCATGCTTGATGAG GTGGAGAGGAGATACAACCATTACTGTGAACAAATGCAAATGGTAGTGAACTCATTCGATCTGGTGATGGGGTTTGGGGCAGCAGTGCCATATACCGCCCTTGCTCAGAAGGCGATGTCAAGGCATTTCAGGTGTTTGAAAGACGCGATATCAGCACAACTGAAACACAGCTGTGAGATGCTGGGGGAGAAAGATGGAGCAGGGAGCTCAGGCATAACGAAAGGAGAGACGCCGAGGCTGAGGATGTTAGAGCAAAGCTTAAGACAGCAAAGAGCGTTCAACCAAATGGGTATGATGGAACAGGAAGCTTGGAGACCCCAAAGGGGCCTGCCTGAACGTTCAGTCAACATTTTGAGAGCCTGGCTTTTCGAACATTTTCTCCATCC GTACCCAAGCGATGCAGATAAGCATCTGTTGGCTCGACAGACTGGTTTATCGAGAAATCAG GTTTCAAATTGGTTCATAAATGCGAGGGTTCGGTTGTGGAAACCCATGGTGGAAGAGATGTACCAACAAGAAACAAAAGAAGAGGGagaccataataataataacaacaataatcatACAGAGAGAGAAAGGAAcccaaacaacaacaacaatgcaCAAACATCGACGCCTTCGACAACAGCAGCGCCAACTACAACAACAACCACCTCAGTAGGCAAAGGATCCCAAATCAATGCCACTGAAAACGACCCTTCACTCATTGCAATCAATACTCCCCAATGCTTCTCGGAAAACCAAGCAAACCCCAACGCCACTGAGGTGGCACCACCCATTTCCCAGCCTTTCACCACCTCCATCCCCCATGACTCGGATATCCACCACCAAAGGATAGCTGGCACCACCGTTGCAGCAGCGGAT